In the genome of Bremerella sp. P1, the window TCGACTAATTGCTGATAACTGGCCTGCAACTGGGTCACTTTCCAGGCCCGTAGCAACGCAATCGTCAGGATATTACCGACCGAAATCGCAAAATCGAGTTCGTTATGCCAGAAGCGTTCCTGCTTGCGGTACAGGTGCAGGGCTCCGAAGGCCTTCTTCTTATGAATCAGCGGCACACAGATCGCATCGGCGAAGTGCGTCAGTTTTTTGCTGGTATCGCCTTGTGCTTCGTTGGCAATCCAGACGGCATTCCCTTTCTGGGTGACGATCTCGGTCAGGGCCTCGCTCAGTGGAGCCGGGCCTTCGGTGTCTTCGGGGTAAACCCGCTTGGCCCTTAACTGTCCATCGTCGCTAAGCCATAAAAAACCGACAACAACCGCTTTGGTCTGCTCTTTCACCATCTCCAAGGTGACTTGAATGATGGTATTCGGGTCTTCTTCGCCGAGCAGCCGGATCGCGAACTGGTGCAGAAGCAGCAAGCGCTGGGCTTGCTGGTAGTCCTTAAGCTCCTTAAGTGCTATCAGGTTCGTATCTTGCGGATTGACCGGCATGTTGCGGACGATCGTCTGCGTGATGCTCGGCGGCAGCTCATCGTGCGAAGTGGGAGGCTGAGCGCTGTGATTGAAGCTGAATTCCGTGTCGCCGATCTTCAGGCGACATCCGTCGGTCAATTCCGCCTCGTCGATCGGCTGATCATCGAGAAAACTGCCATTACGGCTTTCACGATCTTTCACGAACCATTTGCCGTTCCGCAGAAAAATGGCGGCATGCACCCGCGAACAGAGGGGGTCGGTCAGCGTTACATCACACTCCAAACCACGACCAATGAGGTTATCGCGCGAGTCGTCTAAGGGAAAGTTCTTCCCCGGACCGTTACCTGATATGGTTTTAAGGTAGCTGTAAATCGCCATTAGTTCGGCCGAAATCCCCCCTGGGTTTCTCTACGTGGCAAGCATCTTGGGTGGTCCGCGTTAAATTCAGCACTTGTCTTATCTTACGGAATTTCCGCTTGGATCTTCCAGTCGGGTCACGAAAATCGAGCAGGAAAAGATGGAATTGCTTTGCAAGCGAACCAACTTTCGTGGGTTAGCCCACGTACTGATAGAGGCTCGCTGATCTATTCGGGTTAAGGCATTCGCCTTGAGTCGAGTTGCCGACCTAGATAGGATTACACGTGCCCTTCCTGCATGCCCCCAAATCTGCTATTCGCTACATATTCACGCACACATCTTGCGATAAGGAATCATCATGGCAAACGTTCGAGGGAATTGGACTAACTTGCGCCATCCCATTTTCTTCCTATTTACTGTCGCTGCTACCTTCGCGACCCTCGTTGTCGCTTCCTTGCTTCCTAAAGACGCACCTGCTCAAGGCCCGCTTGCTGGCCAAGATCGTCATCTTCCCGAGCGACACATCTCGCGAATGGTCTCGCGACTCCTTCTTCGCGATCATCTTTCGACCGCACCGCTGGACGATACCATCTCGCAACGAGCGTTCGACAAGTTCCTGAAGTTTTGGGATCCGCTCAAACTGTACTTCACCGAGGCCGATGTCGCCGAATTCTCGGCCAACCGCAATTTGCTGGACGACCAGGTCCGCAGCGGCAACACCGAGTTCGCTCACAAGGTCTTCGAACGTTTTATTCAGCGAACGCTGGAACGCGTGCAGACGGTCGACGACTTGCTGGCCAACCACGAATTCAACTTTGAAGAAGACGAAGTCTTTGTCACCGACGGCGATAAGGTCAAGTATCCGGCCAACGCCGCCGAAGCGACCGACCGTTGGCGTAAGCGCCTGAAGTACGATCTGCTGACCCAGCTTGCCGACGGCAAGAGCCTGGAAGAAGCTAAAGAACGTATCGGCAAGCGTTACCATAGCTACGCTCGCCGTATCGGTCAGACGAGCGAAGACGAGTTGCTGGAAGTCTTCCTGACTTCGGTGACTTCCGCCTACGATCCACACACCACCTACATGTCTCCTGGCACGCTCGAGAATTTCAATATTCAGATGCGTTTGAACCTGGAAGGTATTGGTGCTGCCCTGATGTCGGAAGATGGCTTCTGCAAGGTTTCCAAGGTGATTCCTGGTGGTGCTGCCGATAAGCATGGCAAGAAGAATGCTGATGAAAAGATCGAAGCTGGCGACTTCATCGTCAGTGTTGGCCAAGGCACCGACGGCGAAATGGTCGACGTAGTCGATATGAAGCTGAACGATGTCGTCGACATGATCCGCGGCAAGGCCAACACGGTCGTCCGCCTGGGCGTGAAGAAGAAGGGTAAAGGCGAAACGAAGATCTTCGACATTACCCGCGCCAAGGTCGAACTGAAAGACAGCGAAGCCCGCGGCGAAATCGTCGAGCAGACGACCGCCGAAGGCCACAAGATGAAGATCGGCTGGATCGACCTGCCATCGTTCTACTTGGACATGGAAGCCGCTCGCTCCGGTAACCCAAATGTCAAGCGAAGCACGATCGACGTCGCTCGACTTCTTGCGGACTTCCGCCAGAAAGGTGTCGAAGCCGTGGTGCTCGACCTGCGTCGCAATGGCGGTGGTAGCTTGACCGAAGCGATCGACCTGACCGGCCTGTTCATCGATCAAGGTCCAGTCGTTCAGGTGAAGGACGCTGACAACAACGTTCATCCTTACGAGGACATGAACCGCGGCATGCTGTGGGACGGCCCCCTGGTCGTGCTCACCAGCAAGATGAGCGCCAGTGCCAGTGAAATTCTCGCCGGTGCAATCCAGGACTACGGTCGCGGGATTGTCGTCGGTGACGAGCAAACCCATGGCAAAGGCACCGTGCAAACGCTGCTCGATCTGGGTCGCGAAGAATTGATGGGTGCCAACCCGGTCAATCCTCCGTCGCTGGGTGCTTTGAAGATCACGCTGCAGAAGTTCTATCGCCCAAGTGGTAAGAGCACGCAACTCAAGGGCGTCGAAGCAGACGTCGCATTGCCGGCTCTGACCGCCAACATGGACATCGCCGAAGGGGACCTCGATTACCCGGTTCCGTTCGACACCGTCCAGACGACCCGTTACCCAGTGAGCAATGCCAATGCGGCACCACTGGTTGCGGAACTCAACCGTCTGTCCGGGCAGCGTGTCCAGTCGTCGGAAGGCTTCACGAAGCTGAACAAGATGATCGAGACCTACCTGCAACAGAAAGACAAGAAGCAGGTCGATCTCAACAAGGCGAAATTCATGGCCGAGTACGAAGCCCTGAGCGAACGCGAAAAGGAAATCGAAAGCCTGGTTGGCGAAACGGATGAAGATCCCAACGAAGTCGTCGAACGCGACTACTACTTCGACGAAGTGATCAACATCACCAAAGATTACGTTCGTCTGCTGGAACAACAAAAGGTCGCCTCGAACAACTAAGTTCGCTGGTCGATTGAATCGATAACGAACAGAAAAGGGTCTGCCTCGGCAGGCCCTTTTTTTGTGGAATGCACAGGACGAATTGCGTTAAGATCTTGGCTCTGCTGGCGAATAAATAACATCGAAGCTAACAATTTGAACGTCATGGGAAGACAAAGTATGGAATGCCCTGCTTGCAAGAAGGTCAACGCTGACAAACGCTTTCGATGCGACCATTGCAACTATGGGATACGTCCAGTTCCGGCTCCGCCGAGCAATCGCCCCCCTAGGTACATCGGCGACAAAGGGAAGGAAAGCTTTGATGCCAAACTTGCTCGTACCTATCGCTGCACCAATTGTCGTTCTCATGGCGCGAACGTTAGAAGAATCGCGACCACAGGCGCAGGAATCACACGTCTTATGGATTGGCAAATTCATGAATTCATCGTTGCCAATTGCCACTATTGTGGGCTCGTCCAGCAATTTGATCCCCGTGTCGTCGACAAGACACATGGAGGGTGGAAAACGCTCGATTTTCTGTTCGAGATCTAGCGAAACACCAATTCACAGATGCTGAATTTTTTCTTCGGCAAACGTCTACTCATCTGGTAAACTTTCCACGCACCCTCCCCTGCCCCTCCTACCTGACAACTATTCACCCTCTTGATTCGGGAGCGATCCCTTGAGCGACGCGACGAACGTTGTTCTGTGTTTCATGGCTCATCCAGATGATGCCGAAATTTTGTGTGGCGGCGTACTCATTCGCCTAGCCGAGTTGGGCTGGGATGTGCACATTGCCACGGCGGCCGCCGGCGATTGCGGTTCCGAAAAACTGCCTGGGCCAGAGATCGCCGCGATTCGTAAGAACGAAGGGATCGCCGCGGCCAAACTGATCGGTGGAACCTATCACACGCTGGCTGAACCGGATGTGAACGTCATTTTCGACAAGTCCACCAATCGCAAGGCGATCGACCTGTTTCGGCAGCTTTGCCCAACACTGGTCATCACGCACCCGCGAGAAGACTACATGCTCGATCACGAGCAAACGCATCTGCTGGCCCGCAGTGCGTCGTTCAGCTTTCCGATTCCCAATGCTTCCAGCATTCCTCTATCGCCTGGCACCCATATTCCGCATTTGTATTACGCCGACCCGATCGAAGGTCTCAATCCATATACTGGCGAGCCGGTTACGCCAACGGTTACCATTGACGTAAGTGACGTCATCGAGCGCAAAGCCGAAATGCTGGCCTGCCATGCTTCGCAGCGCGAATGGCTTCGGGCACATCACGGCATGGACGAATACCTGGAAGCGATGAAACGGCACAGTGCCCAGCGTGGTCAACTGATCGGAACCAACTACGCGGAATCGTTTCGCCAACACTTAGGTCACGCGTTTCCCCAAGAAGATTTACTCGCCCAACTCCTCCCCTGATTGCGCACGAACCACGAAACTCCCTCCTAGACGCAAGGACAAGTCAGAATGGCCCGACCGATTAGCAAAGTAGCACCGCAGTGGTGGGACTACACGACCCTCGACGAAGAGCTCTTGGCCGATGCCGCGAAGCTGACCCCGGAAGACCTGCTCCAGCTTTCTCGACCCGGTTTTGAAGTCCGCATCTTCGATACCCTGGAAGAGCTGTACTGCGCCGAAGCGTTGGAATACATCCAAGCCTGGCAGCAAAGCACGCCCGACAATCCATGCGGTATCTGTGGCCCGATCGGCCCTACCGAGCAGTTACCCCTGGTTGCCCGGATGGTCAATGCACTGGGGATCGACCTGAAGAAGCTGGACGCCCATTTCTGGGGCATGGACGAATGGGTCGACGCGGAAGACAACCCCGTGCCGGTCGAGTTCCCCCTTTCATTCGCTAAGGCCGACAAAGACCTGTGCTTCGACCGGATCGATCCGAAATACTCGATGCCAACCGCCAACCTGCACTTCCCCACCGGCGACCTGGACGCATACTCGAAGTCGTACGACGACATCCGCTGCCTGGTCATGCAAGGCGGACAAGGCGAGGTCAAACATTGGGCCTTCAACGATCCACCCAAGCGCGAAGGTGACTATGTCGATGCTCCGCCACCGCCGGAGGTGTATCGAGAGTTGGGGACCCGCGTGACCGATCTTCATCCGATGACCGTCATTCAGAACGCACGCACCAGCGGCGGTGGCTACGTCCCGATGGTTCCCACCCGGGCATGTACCGTCGGACCGAAAGAAACCTGGAAAGCCGAACGGGTTTCCATCTGGCACCCTGGCCATCACGACAATCCCTTCGGCATGCGGCTCTCGGCGCTGATGATCAGCAAAGGCATCGCTGACACAAGCGTTCCGATGTCGCTACTGGCCGACCATCCCAGCGTGACCTTCAGCTACTATCGTGGCGGGATTGGTACCGTGGAAACGGAAATGCATTAGATGTCTACCGAGGCGGAAACCACGACACCCGGCAGCGAAGATGAATACCATCTGGACCTGTTGGGCACGTTTCATTGGATTCTCGCAGGCCTTGCCGCCTTGGCAGGGCTCTTTCCCATCTTTCATGTGCTGTTCGGATTCATCGCCCTGGTGGCCAGTATCGTTGGCGTCGAGGGCGATCCGGAAGCCCGGGGGCTGGGCGTGGTGATGGGCATTATGTTCATGCTGATCGGCACGCTTATCATCATCACGTTTTGGGTGATCGCATTCTGTCTCTACTTGAGTGGCAGCTATCTCAAGGCACATAAAAATCACACGTTTTGCATGGTGATGGCGGTCATCAGCTGCTTTTCTTTTCCCCTGGGAACGGCCCTGGGTGTATTCACCATCCTGGTGCTTGTTCGACCAAGCGTTCGGAAACTGTTCGGGGTTGCTTGATCGACCACGCCACGACAGGCCCATCCTCTTCGCCCGCCAGTCACGGTGATCGAAGTCTATTTGCCAACAATTGAACGCTAATCTTCAGGCAGTTTGCGGTTTCAGCGAGGGGACGCATCCCCCAACTTGTTGCTAGACACCGAGATCTGGCCGCATAATGGCATGAGAGTTGCACCTTCGCAACACACAACAACCACACGCTGAGATAGGAATGCGCATCATGGGTTTGATTGGCGATTTCAAGAAGTTTGCGCTTCGCGGCAACCTGATCGACATGGCCGTTGGCTTTACGGTTGGTGCCGCTTTCACCTCGGTAGCGAAGTCGCTGGTCAGCGACATCATTATGCCTCCGCTCGGGTTTCTGCTCGGGAAAAGTGACTTCTCCGACTTGTTCATCGTGCTAAACGCCCCCGATCCCGATAAGACCTACACCACCCTAGCTCAGGCTCAGGAGGCAGGTCTTACCACGATCAACTACGGGCTGTTCATCAACAACATCATTGCATTTATGTTGGTGGCTTTTGCCATGTTCATGATCATCCGCTTGATCAATCAACTGGACAAGAAACTCGAGGACACGTTCGGCGGAGACAAACCACAGCCGGGTGATCCCGAGAATAAGAAGTGCCCTTACTGCCTTTCGACAATTCCCTATCGCGCGACGCGATGTGCACACTGCACAGCGGAACTATCCGTTGCCGAGCAGCCTAGCTCAGACAGTTAACAACCACGTAACCTTTTTGACTTTCGCATAGGACCATGGCTTCCATCAAGATTTTCAACACGACTCCGGCAACTTATGGCAAAGACTACGAGCGAGGCTGGATTGGATTCAATCACGCCGGTAGCTGGTTTTCCAAAGGTATCGCCCAGGTAGAGCAGTGGAAACAAGTCTCGGACATAACCGTTTCTCACGTATTTGTGGTGACAGGTGAAGACGAGTGCGTGGAAGCAGCCTATCCCAAAGGCGTCGTTCGGTCGAAGCTGAGTGAAGAGTATTGGTCGAAAGATGATCGATACGTGATCTTCCGAAAACCGAAGGGACTGACGCCAGAACTGGCCGATCGGATTGCGGAAACGGCTGAGGCGGAACTGGGCACCGAGTTCGACTACCACACGACCGCCAACCTGGCGCTGCAAAAGAACTTCTTCGGTTGGATCATCAACTGGATGACCTCCGATGAAGTGAACCGTGCCGCTGATTCGCTCGTGGAAGACGACAGCCGATGGCTTTGCAGTGCGCTGGGTGCTTACTGCTTGAAGTCTCAACCCGAATTCAACGGCATCGGCGTACTCGAGAAGAAGCCTGGCATGCTGACCCCTCAGGAGTTGTTCGAGTCGGACGAAGTCTTTGAACCAGTGCAGCGAACCGATGGAAGCCGCACGCCAGTAAAAAATGCCAACGACTGATGATGAACGGAATCTGGTACACGCTCCCCTTCCTTTTCATTGCTTTGATTGGCTTTGTGTTCGGGCTGCGCGTTCTCGTTCGGAAAATGCTTAGCGGAACCTACAAGGCTGGCGAAGTTCTCGATCCGTATCGTCCCAAGAATTTCTCCATCCCAGATCCGGTAAAAGTCGATTTCGAAGGCGAAAAACAAACCACACTTCGCGGGCGATTCTGGCAGGGAGCAACCGATAAGGCGATCATCGTCGTCCATGGCATTGACGGACCATCGATCGAGATGTTGCCCCATGTATCGTACCTATACCGGGCCGGGTACAGCGTGCTTGTATACGACAACCGCGGACGTGGCGACAGCGACGGTGGTTTCTCGACGCTTGGGTTCCTCGAATGGCGCGATGTGCTTCACGCAATCAACTGGGTAAAGCGTCAGCCAGGGATTGCCGAGAATAAGATCGGACTGCACGGCCTTTCACTCGGGGCGGCTTGCGTAATCATGGCCGCGGCGAAAGATCAACAAGTTCGCGGTGTCCTGGCCGAAAGCCCTTTTGTTTCGATGCCGATCATGCTGGCGCACATTGCTAACAAGATGACACGGCTCCCCAAGTTTCTGGTCGGAGAGATCGTGAGAATCTTCCTCGACTGGTCCCTGGAAACGAAGTTGCGACTGGTCGAACCTCATACGGCCGTTAAGAACATCGCTCCACGACCGATCTACATTATCGATGCCGAAGAGGATCAACTCTTTCCAGTTGATACCTCGCAGACAGTTTACGATGCCGCTGGTGAACCAAAGCGATTTTGGAAAGTACGCGGAGCCGCTCACGCGAACTGTTGGCATGTGAAGCCAGAAGAATACGAACAGCGGGCTCTGGATTT includes:
- a CDS encoding carboxy terminal-processing peptidase; its protein translation is MANVRGNWTNLRHPIFFLFTVAATFATLVVASLLPKDAPAQGPLAGQDRHLPERHISRMVSRLLLRDHLSTAPLDDTISQRAFDKFLKFWDPLKLYFTEADVAEFSANRNLLDDQVRSGNTEFAHKVFERFIQRTLERVQTVDDLLANHEFNFEEDEVFVTDGDKVKYPANAAEATDRWRKRLKYDLLTQLADGKSLEEAKERIGKRYHSYARRIGQTSEDELLEVFLTSVTSAYDPHTTYMSPGTLENFNIQMRLNLEGIGAALMSEDGFCKVSKVIPGGAADKHGKKNADEKIEAGDFIVSVGQGTDGEMVDVVDMKLNDVVDMIRGKANTVVRLGVKKKGKGETKIFDITRAKVELKDSEARGEIVEQTTAEGHKMKIGWIDLPSFYLDMEAARSGNPNVKRSTIDVARLLADFRQKGVEAVVLDLRRNGGGSLTEAIDLTGLFIDQGPVVQVKDADNNVHPYEDMNRGMLWDGPLVVLTSKMSASASEILAGAIQDYGRGIVVGDEQTHGKGTVQTLLDLGREELMGANPVNPPSLGALKITLQKFYRPSGKSTQLKGVEADVALPALTANMDIAEGDLDYPVPFDTVQTTRYPVSNANAAPLVAELNRLSGQRVQSSEGFTKLNKMIETYLQQKDKKQVDLNKAKFMAEYEALSEREKEIESLVGETDEDPNEVVERDYYFDEVINITKDYVRLLEQQKVASNN
- a CDS encoding zinc ribbon domain-containing protein, translating into MECPACKKVNADKRFRCDHCNYGIRPVPAPPSNRPPRYIGDKGKESFDAKLARTYRCTNCRSHGANVRRIATTGAGITRLMDWQIHEFIVANCHYCGLVQQFDPRVVDKTHGGWKTLDFLFEI
- a CDS encoding PIG-L deacetylase family protein, which codes for MSDATNVVLCFMAHPDDAEILCGGVLIRLAELGWDVHIATAAAGDCGSEKLPGPEIAAIRKNEGIAAAKLIGGTYHTLAEPDVNVIFDKSTNRKAIDLFRQLCPTLVITHPREDYMLDHEQTHLLARSASFSFPIPNASSIPLSPGTHIPHLYYADPIEGLNPYTGEPVTPTVTIDVSDVIERKAEMLACHASQREWLRAHHGMDEYLEAMKRHSAQRGQLIGTNYAESFRQHLGHAFPQEDLLAQLLP
- a CDS encoding glucosamine-6-phosphate isomerase, whose protein sequence is MARPISKVAPQWWDYTTLDEELLADAAKLTPEDLLQLSRPGFEVRIFDTLEELYCAEALEYIQAWQQSTPDNPCGICGPIGPTEQLPLVARMVNALGIDLKKLDAHFWGMDEWVDAEDNPVPVEFPLSFAKADKDLCFDRIDPKYSMPTANLHFPTGDLDAYSKSYDDIRCLVMQGGQGEVKHWAFNDPPKREGDYVDAPPPPEVYRELGTRVTDLHPMTVIQNARTSGGGYVPMVPTRACTVGPKETWKAERVSIWHPGHHDNPFGMRLSALMISKGIADTSVPMSLLADHPSVTFSYYRGGIGTVETEMH
- the mscL gene encoding large conductance mechanosensitive channel protein MscL; protein product: MGLIGDFKKFALRGNLIDMAVGFTVGAAFTSVAKSLVSDIIMPPLGFLLGKSDFSDLFIVLNAPDPDKTYTTLAQAQEAGLTTINYGLFINNIIAFMLVAFAMFMIIRLINQLDKKLEDTFGGDKPQPGDPENKKCPYCLSTIPYRATRCAHCTAELSVAEQPSSDS
- a CDS encoding alpha/beta hydrolase; amino-acid sequence: MMNGIWYTLPFLFIALIGFVFGLRVLVRKMLSGTYKAGEVLDPYRPKNFSIPDPVKVDFEGEKQTTLRGRFWQGATDKAIIVVHGIDGPSIEMLPHVSYLYRAGYSVLVYDNRGRGDSDGGFSTLGFLEWRDVLHAINWVKRQPGIAENKIGLHGLSLGAACVIMAAAKDQQVRGVLAESPFVSMPIMLAHIANKMTRLPKFLVGEIVRIFLDWSLETKLRLVEPHTAVKNIAPRPIYIIDAEEDQLFPVDTSQTVYDAAGEPKRFWKVRGAAHANCWHVKPEEYEQRALDFWEDVFADSEPVAETTGAELPPYKSAPAEASSADESSASSRT